From Chloracidobacterium sp. N, the proteins below share one genomic window:
- a CDS encoding M20 family metallopeptidase — MPDDAVTTSTHPRSFDSVKHRDRYVADLVAHLEPRLIATRRELHQHPELSNREVRTSRFLLHRLREIGGFELRTNVAHHGIVATLHGRQPGRVVGIRADMDALPIDEPPGLPFASTVPGVMHACGHDVHMTVALGTAEVLARLRQYFCGTVRFFFQPAEEGPPPGEVGGAKLMLDEGALEPQRPDAMFALHCYPPLAAGQLGYNEGVMMSSCDRFTITVRGRMAHGAYPHRGVDAIVVASTIVMMLQTIRSRMIDAQQPMVLTVGRMQGGRRYNIVADEVILEGTVRAFDETVRTETEHLIHQIVSNAAAGSGASCDIRYERLVPPLVNDRALVEQMLPTLRRVAGDERVIEHAPRMGAEDFAYFARAVPAMFYSLGVSNHTAGIDGDIHTPRFAVDEVSIAAGVRAMSALALDFLAA, encoded by the coding sequence ATGCCTGATGACGCTGTCACCACTTCCACGCACCCGCGCTCGTTCGATTCGGTCAAACACCGTGACCGGTATGTGGCTGATCTGGTAGCCCACCTCGAACCCCGGCTCATTGCCACCCGGCGCGAGTTGCATCAGCACCCGGAACTTTCCAACCGCGAAGTCCGCACGTCGCGGTTTCTCCTGCACCGGCTGCGCGAAATTGGCGGCTTTGAACTGCGCACCAACGTCGCCCACCACGGCATCGTGGCCACCCTCCACGGCCGGCAACCCGGCAGGGTCGTCGGCATCCGGGCCGATATGGATGCCCTGCCCATTGACGAACCACCGGGACTGCCCTTTGCCTCAACCGTGCCGGGGGTGATGCATGCCTGCGGCCACGACGTTCACATGACGGTGGCCTTGGGTACGGCAGAGGTGCTCGCACGGCTGCGCCAGTACTTCTGCGGTACCGTTCGCTTTTTCTTCCAGCCGGCCGAAGAAGGGCCGCCGCCGGGCGAGGTGGGCGGGGCCAAGCTGATGCTGGACGAAGGCGCGCTGGAACCCCAGCGCCCGGACGCCATGTTTGCCCTACACTGCTACCCGCCGCTGGCCGCCGGACAGCTTGGCTACAACGAGGGCGTGATGATGTCGAGCTGTGACCGGTTTACCATCACCGTCCGAGGGCGCATGGCCCACGGGGCCTATCCGCACCGGGGCGTGGATGCCATCGTCGTGGCTTCGACCATCGTCATGATGCTTCAGACCATCCGCAGCCGGATGATTGATGCCCAGCAGCCGATGGTGTTGACGGTCGGACGGATGCAGGGCGGACGGCGCTACAACATTGTCGCCGATGAAGTCATCCTGGAAGGCACGGTACGGGCTTTTGACGAAACCGTGCGGACCGAAACTGAGCACCTGATTCACCAGATTGTCTCAAATGCGGCAGCCGGCAGCGGAGCCAGTTGCGACATTCGCTATGAGCGGCTCGTTCCACCACTGGTCAATGATCGGGCGCTGGTGGAGCAGATGCTGCCGACGCTCCGGCGGGTGGCCGGGGACGAGCGCGTGATTGAGCATGCCCCACGGATGGGTGCCGAAGACTTTGCCTATTTTGCCCGCGCCGTGCCGGCGATGTTTTATTCGCTGGGTGTTTCCAACCACACGGCCGGCATTGACGGAGACATTCACACCCCCAGATTTGCAGTGGATGAAGTGAGTATTGCCGCTGGTGTGCGGGCGATGTCCGCGCTGGCACTGGATTTTCTGGCAGCCTAG
- a CDS encoding CAP domain-containing protein, whose protein sequence is MRYTLAGWWFLVLVVVLPGARPELAADTSGAQTANETKVDFARIRRELLDMINAQRARAGAPPVALDDLAGQVAEAHAQEMAQYNYLSHWNRAGFLPYMRYGLRGGTDYCAENVSMLSGLSPRAGTAEVREAILQLQQSMHDETPPNDGHRRTILNPEHTHVGLGMAVVGKELRLAQEFLSRYIRFEPLPTQSRPGDRLNVVGQVLNPDAYAFYAATVYHEPLPQPLTLERLRQPRPYTLPETSRMLKPRLTDGSQYTDGTTGEIEVGAGGRFKFELSFPKREPGVYTALVFVQRGVRGKPFPAGSLCFRVE, encoded by the coding sequence ATGCGGTACACGTTGGCCGGCTGGTGGTTCCTGGTGTTGGTGGTGGTGCTGCCTGGGGCGCGCCCCGAATTGGCGGCGGACACTTCCGGGGCGCAAACCGCAAATGAAACCAAGGTGGACTTCGCCCGTATCCGGCGCGAACTGCTGGACATGATCAACGCCCAGCGCGCGCGGGCCGGTGCGCCGCCCGTCGCACTCGACGACCTTGCCGGTCAGGTTGCCGAAGCCCATGCGCAGGAGATGGCACAGTACAACTACCTGAGCCACTGGAACCGCGCTGGCTTCCTGCCCTACATGCGCTATGGGCTGCGGGGTGGGACGGACTACTGCGCCGAAAATGTCTCCATGCTTTCGGGGCTGTCGCCGCGTGCCGGCACGGCCGAAGTCAGGGAAGCCATTCTCCAGCTCCAGCAGTCCATGCACGATGAAACCCCGCCCAATGACGGCCATCGCCGCACGATTCTCAACCCGGAGCATACCCACGTGGGTCTGGGCATGGCCGTGGTTGGGAAGGAGCTGCGTCTGGCGCAGGAGTTCCTGAGCCGCTACATCCGCTTTGAACCGCTGCCCACCCAGTCCCGGCCGGGAGACCGGTTGAATGTCGTCGGGCAGGTACTCAACCCGGATGCGTATGCCTTCTATGCCGCCACGGTATATCACGAGCCGCTGCCCCAGCCGCTGACGCTGGAACGCCTCCGCCAGCCGCGCCCCTACACCCTGCCGGAAACCTCCCGCATGCTCAAACCCCGCCTCACCGACGGTTCGCAATATACCGACGGCACGACCGGCGAAATCGAAGTCGGCGCTGGCGGGCGCTTCAAATTCGAGCTGTCGTTTCCCAAGCGCGAGCCGGGCGTCTATACGGCGCTCGTCTTCGTACAGCGCGGCGTCAGGGGCAAACCCTTCCCGGCGGGAAGTCTCTGCTTCCGGGTTGAGTAA
- a CDS encoding TonB-dependent receptor has translation MTNWMSRLVYAVVLVFGLVTAGYAQLDTGTITGTVSDESKAVVGNATVTVRNVRTGLTRTTQTDGDGRFRFSSLPIGSYELTVEATGQSKYVQQGIELLVNQVAVLEIGLKVAATQEVVTVTGDASILNTTNAEVSTRFDSQRLMNLPFATNGNVYNILLSVPGVSQLASGQTGFANGISFSSNGGRVRSNNFMVDGQDLNDPSVAGVQQPLNNPDLIQEVRIITSQFAPEFGRNSGSVVNMVTKSGSNEFHGSLFWFNNNNALNARSNLDKRAGRTEAPFRVENRIGGSLGGPIWRNKTFFFGTLQRWTDRALGSGFTLNGAPTEAGRQVLQSAAGNRPQVAALLRFLPAAQAPIGRSESFTIGNQTFTVPLGSLTGSASQKFDNWQWSTRIDHQFDERNRISGSFLFNDQLSAGFGQVTPPGLTTRVKSRQQALNLTWTHIFSPRWVNEFRAAYNRFNSVTNASDPSSQEIPSIEINSLGMLGFNSAASRTAIGLAVNLPQARTNNTYQFQDVMTYTVGNHTMKFGVEVTNRDVRSFFFPTIRGRLQYTTLQNFVNDVAQIAQINLPLRGGQAIQYYDFTDVFAFWQDEWRIRPNFTITYGLRYETPGNPMENLYRLNDRIVAANGNDPNFRLQERPGRDTNNFQPRFGFNWNPRTEAGGIWGAITGGDKLVVRGGYARTFDASFLNIALNVGTASPFAATVTLPSNGAFAALRAVQPFSGNPRLLAATIVAPDFRSPFSEQFSLEVQRELTRDVVMRVAYVGTKGTALFQTIDGNPNRPRTTPPTATDPNVRIDPTRGTVRSRANAASSIYHSLQISVDKRLSRNFSAGVHYTWSKFIDEASEIFNPSTGEIAIPQDSFNRRADRAVSSYDRTHRLTGNFVYELPFFREQQGAVGRLLGGWQTSGFITFQSGAPFTVLNGSDPLQSLAGINGLVGDPIRPNLNTTRNLSRLTVAEILRAGGASLFAPLRPGQRVGDAGRNILRADGIGNVDLSIAKNTRIVEGHNIQLRVDFFNMTNTRNFGIPNAIRTSAAFLNQWGTDGGNRRIVFALRYSF, from the coding sequence ATGACGAACTGGATGAGTCGTCTGGTGTACGCCGTCGTCCTGGTGTTCGGGTTGGTGACGGCAGGTTATGCCCAACTCGACACCGGGACGATCACCGGGACGGTATCCGATGAATCCAAGGCTGTGGTTGGCAATGCGACCGTTACCGTGCGGAACGTCCGTACCGGGCTGACCCGCACGACCCAGACGGATGGCGACGGACGTTTCCGTTTCAGCAGTCTGCCCATCGGGAGTTACGAACTGACGGTGGAAGCCACCGGACAGTCCAAGTATGTCCAGCAGGGCATTGAACTGCTGGTCAACCAGGTGGCGGTGCTGGAGATCGGGTTGAAAGTCGCGGCGACCCAGGAAGTGGTCACGGTCACGGGTGATGCCTCGATTCTGAACACCACGAACGCTGAAGTCAGCACCCGTTTTGACTCCCAGCGGCTGATGAACCTGCCGTTTGCGACGAATGGCAACGTGTACAACATCCTGTTGTCCGTTCCGGGCGTCAGTCAGCTCGCTTCCGGGCAGACCGGGTTTGCCAACGGCATCAGCTTTTCGTCCAACGGGGGGCGCGTCCGCTCCAACAACTTCATGGTGGACGGACAGGACCTCAACGACCCCAGCGTGGCCGGCGTGCAGCAGCCGCTCAACAACCCTGATCTCATTCAGGAAGTGCGTATCATCACGAGCCAGTTTGCGCCGGAGTTCGGACGCAACAGCGGTTCGGTGGTCAACATGGTCACCAAGAGTGGCTCGAACGAGTTTCACGGTTCGCTGTTCTGGTTCAACAACAACAACGCGCTCAATGCACGGAGCAACCTCGACAAGCGGGCCGGGCGGACGGAAGCCCCCTTCCGCGTCGAAAACCGCATCGGTGGCTCACTGGGCGGACCCATCTGGCGCAACAAAACCTTCTTTTTCGGGACGCTTCAGCGGTGGACCGACCGGGCGCTGGGTTCGGGCTTCACGCTGAACGGCGCGCCGACGGAAGCCGGCCGGCAGGTGTTGCAGTCGGCGGCCGGAAACCGTCCCCAGGTGGCCGCCCTGCTGCGCTTTCTCCCGGCAGCGCAGGCGCCGATTGGCCGCAGCGAGAGTTTTACCATTGGCAATCAGACCTTTACCGTGCCGCTGGGTTCGCTGACCGGTTCGGCATCGCAGAAGTTTGACAACTGGCAGTGGTCCACCCGGATTGACCACCAGTTCGACGAGCGTAACCGGATTTCGGGCAGTTTTCTGTTCAACGACCAGCTTTCGGCAGGTTTTGGACAGGTGACGCCGCCGGGGCTGACAACCCGCGTGAAATCCCGTCAGCAGGCGCTCAATCTCACCTGGACGCACATTTTTTCGCCGCGCTGGGTCAATGAGTTTCGCGCGGCGTACAACCGCTTCAACTCTGTCACCAATGCCAGCGACCCATCTTCCCAGGAAATCCCGTCCATCGAGATCAACTCGCTGGGGATGCTCGGCTTCAACTCCGCAGCCAGCCGGACGGCTATCGGTCTGGCGGTCAACCTGCCGCAGGCGCGCACCAACAACACCTACCAGTTTCAGGATGTGATGACCTACACGGTGGGTAATCACACCATGAAGTTCGGTGTGGAAGTGACCAACCGGGACGTGCGGAGCTTCTTCTTCCCGACGATTCGCGGACGGTTGCAGTACACCACGCTCCAGAACTTCGTCAACGATGTTGCCCAGATTGCCCAGATCAACCTGCCGCTGCGCGGCGGACAGGCCATTCAGTACTATGACTTCACGGATGTTTTCGCCTTCTGGCAGGATGAGTGGCGCATCCGGCCCAACTTCACCATCACTTACGGGTTGCGCTACGAGACGCCGGGCAATCCTATGGAAAACCTCTACCGCCTCAATGATCGCATTGTGGCGGCCAACGGCAACGACCCGAACTTCCGTCTCCAGGAACGTCCCGGACGCGACACCAACAACTTCCAGCCGCGTTTTGGCTTCAACTGGAATCCACGCACGGAAGCCGGCGGCATCTGGGGCGCGATCACTGGCGGCGACAAGCTGGTGGTGCGGGGCGGCTACGCCCGGACCTTTGATGCTTCCTTCCTCAACATCGCGCTCAACGTCGGCACGGCGTCACCGTTTGCCGCAACGGTAACGTTGCCTTCCAATGGGGCTTTTGCCGCGCTGCGCGCCGTACAGCCTTTTAGCGGCAATCCCCGCCTGCTGGCGGCGACGATTGTTGCGCCGGATTTTCGCTCGCCTTTTTCTGAGCAGTTCAGCCTTGAAGTGCAGCGTGAGTTGACGCGCGACGTTGTGATGCGTGTCGCGTATGTTGGGACGAAAGGCACGGCGCTGTTCCAGACAATTGACGGGAACCCAAACCGTCCCCGGACGACCCCGCCGACGGCGACCGATCCGAATGTTCGGATTGACCCGACCCGTGGCACGGTCCGCTCACGCGCCAATGCGGCCTCTTCGATTTACCACTCGCTCCAGATCAGCGTGGACAAGCGTCTGAGCCGGAACTTCAGCGCCGGTGTGCACTACACCTGGAGCAAGTTCATTGACGAGGCTTCGGAAATCTTCAACCCCTCGACGGGTGAAATTGCCATTCCGCAGGATTCGTTCAACCGCCGGGCCGACCGCGCCGTGTCGAGCTATGACCGGACGCACCGCCTGACGGGCAACTTCGTCTATGAACTGCCGTTCTTCCGTGAACAGCAGGGGGCTGTCGGACGCTTGCTTGGTGGATGGCAGACCTCCGGGTTCATCACCTTCCAGAGCGGCGCGCCGTTTACGGTGCTCAACGGTTCCGACCCGCTGCAATCCCTGGCCGGCATCAACGGGCTGGTGGGTGATCCCATCCGTCCGAACCTCAACACGACGCGCAACCTCAGCCGTCTGACGGTGGCTGAAATCCTGCGGGCCGGGGGCGCGAGCCTCTTTGCACCGCTGCGTCCGGGGCAGCGCGTTGGTGATGCCGGGCGCAACATTCTGCGCGCCGACGGGATTGGCAACGTTGACCTGAGCATTGCCAAGAATACGCGCATCGTGGAAGGGCATAACATCCAGTTGCGGGTGGACTTCTTCAACATGACGAACACGCGCAACTTTGGGATTCCGAACGCCATCCGCACTTCGGCAGCCTTCCTCAACCAGTGGGGCACCGACGGCGGCAACCGGCGCATCGTGTTTGCTCTGCGTTATTCCTTCTGA